In Centroberyx gerrardi isolate f3 chromosome 11, fCenGer3.hap1.cur.20231027, whole genome shotgun sequence, the following are encoded in one genomic region:
- the rps6ka4 gene encoding ribosomal protein S6 kinase alpha-4 isoform X1 codes for MPGDASDSSDDSDAKTNEKACTVKHQITNANLTGHTERVGMENFELLKVLGTGAYGKVFLVRKNSGHDEGQLYAMKVLKKAAIVQKAKTTEHTRTERQVLEHIRQSPFLVTLHYAFQTQSKLHLILDYVSGGEMFTHLYQRDHFSEEAVRIYIGEIILALEHLHKLGIVYRDIKLENILLDSEGHVVLTDFGLSKEFLEEEKERTYSFCGTIEYMAPEIIRGKSGHGKSVDWWSLGILMFELLTGASPFTLEGERNSQSEVSKRILRCEPPFPSMIGATAQDLLRKLLVKDPHRRLGSGPRGAEDIKAHAFFKGLNWADLAEKKVASPFRPELKSELDVGNFAEEFTGMDPVYSPASTPPSTGRLFQGYSFIAPSILFNKNAVMGDFIESQIGADRPGSASVQRSAMLEESQFFQSYELCLQGPPLGEGSFSVCRKCRHKQSGHDYAVKIVSRRMEVNTQREIAALRQCEAHPNIVKLYDVYTDQYHTYLVMELLRGGELLERIKRKKLFGEAEASQLLQCLVSAVSFMHEAGVVHRDLKPENVLFADEGEDSVLKVIDFGFARLCPAGSAPLQTPCFTLQYAAPELFESAGYDKACDLWSLGVILYTMLSGQVPFQSEQRGMTSSYAADIMQKIKEGDFSLAGEAWKGVSEEAKELVKGLLTVDPESRLKLSDLKENSWLQGGASMSTTPLCTPDVLESSGPTVRTYVNATYKAFNRGKREGFFLKSVDNAPLAKRRKLKMTSTGVETRWSSSSSSSSSSTSSSSATATATATATATATATASKAQPNQTVTPKQS; via the exons ATGCCTGGGGACGCTTCTGATAGTAGCGATGACTCCGATGCAAAAACGAATGAAAAAGCCTGCACCGTCAAGCATCAGATTACCAATG CTAACCTCACAGGTCATACTGAGAGGGTCGGCATGGAGAACTTTGAGCTTCTCAAAGTGTTGGGTACTGGAG CTTATGGAAAAGTGTTTTTGGTCAGGAAGAACAGCGGTCATGATGAAGGCCAGCTATACGCTATGAAG GTGCTGAAGAAAGCAGCTATCGTTCAAAAGGCAAAGACGACAGAACACACTCGCACTGAGAGGCAGGTGCTGGAGCACATCCGCCAGTCTCCCTTCCTGGTCACCCTGCACTATGCCTTTCAGACGCAGAGCAAACTGCATCTCATCCTGG aCTATGTGAGCGGAGGGGAGATGTTCACTCATTTGTACCAGCGGGATCACTTCAGTGAGGAGGCAGTGCGGATTTACATTGGGGAGATAATCCTGGCTTTGGAGCACCTGCACAAG CTTGGGATTGTGTACCGAGACATCAAATTGGAAAACATCCTTCTAGACAGCGAAGGACATGTGGTATTGACAGATTTCGGGCTCAGCAAAGAGTTTCTGGAAGAGGAG AAGGAAAGGACCTACTCTTTCTGTGGCACCATCGAGTACATGGCTCCAGAAATCATCAGGGGGAAGTCCGGCCACGGCAAG TCGGTAGATTGGTGGAGTCTCGGGATCCTGATGTTTGAGCTGCTGACCGGAGCGTCTCCGTTTAccttggagggagagagaaactccCAGAGCGAGGTGTCAAA ACGTATTTTGCGCTGTGAGCCCCCGTTCCCCTCTATGATTGGAGCCACCGCTCAGGACCTGCTGAGGAAGCTGCTGGTGAAAGATCCCCACAGGAGACTGGGCTCCGGGCCGCGAGGGGCTGAAGACATCAAAGCACATGCCTTCTTCAAG GGACTGAACTGGGCTGACCTGGCAGAAAAGAAGGTGGCGAGCCCGTTCAGACCAGAGCTTAAGAGTGAACTTGATGTGGGGAACTTTGCTGAGGAGTTTACTGGGATGGATCCTGTCTATTCCCCAGCCAGCACGCCCCCAAGCACGGGCCGCCTGTTCCAG GGCTACTCGTTCATTGCTCCCTCCATCCTGTTCAACAAGAACGCGGTCATGGGGGACTTCATAGAATCCCAGATCGGCGCTGATCGACCAGGCTCAGCCTCTGTCCAGCGGAGTGCGATGTTAGAG GAGTCCCAGTTTTTCCAGAGCTATGAGCTGTGTCTCCAGGGGCCACCCCTGGGCGAGGGGAGCTTCTCTGTGTGCAGGAAATGCCGACACAAGCAAAGTGGCCACGATTATGCCGTCAAGATCGTCAGCCGCAG AATGGAAGTAAACACCCAGAGGGAGATTGCTGCTTTGAGGCAATGTGAGGCTCACCCCAACATTGTCAAACTGTATGACGTCTACACTGACCAG taccACACCTACTTGGTGATGGAGCTCCTGCGAGGCGGGGAGCTGCTGGAAAGGATCAAGAGGAAGAAGCTCTTTGGCGAGGCGGAGGCCAGCCAGCTGTTACAGTGTCTGGTCTCCGCAGTCAGCTTCATGCACGAGGCTGGAGTGGTGCACAGAGACCTCAAACCAGAG AACGTGCTGTTTGCAGACGAGGGAGAAGACTCAGTGCTGAAAGTGATAGATTTTGGGTTTGCCCGCCTGTGCCCTGCAGGCAGCGCCCCCCTGCAGACTCCTTGCTTCACACTGCAGTACGCTGCACCCGAGCTCTTTGAGAGCGCAGGATACGACAAAGCCTGTGACCTCTGGAGTCTTGGGGTCATCCTG TACACCATGCTGTCAGGCCAGGTGCCATTTCAGAGTGAGCAGCGCGGGATGACCTCATCGTACGCCGCTGATAtcatgcaaaaaataaaagagggaGACTTCTCTTTGGCTGGGGAGGCGTGGAAGGGCGTGTCGGAGGAGGCCAAAGAGCTTGTGAAAG GCCTGCTGACGGTGGATCCAGAGAGCCGTCTCAAGCTGTCTGACCTGAAAGAGAACAGCTGGCTGCAGGGCGGAGCCTCCATGTCCACCACTCCACTGTGCACTCCAGATGTGCTGGAGTCCAGTGGGCCTACTGTCCGCACCTATGTCAATGCCACTTACAAG GCTTTCAACCGTGGGAAGAGAGAAGGCTTCTTTTTGAAGAGCGTCGACAACGCTCCCCTGGCAAAGCGCCGAAAGCTCAAGATGACAAGTACAGGTGTGGAGACCCGGTGGAgttcgtcctcttcctcctcctcttcatccacaTCCTCTTCCTCGGCAACTGCAACGgcaactgcaactgcaactgcaactgcaactgcaactgcaTCCAAAGCACAGCCAAACCAAACTGTGACCCCAAAGCAGAGCTAG
- the rps6ka4 gene encoding ribosomal protein S6 kinase alpha-4 isoform X2 produces the protein MPGDASDSSDDSDAKTNEKACTVKHQITNANLTGHTERVGMENFELLKVLGTGAYGKVFLVRKNSGHDEGQLYAMKVLKKAAIVQKAKTTEHTRTERQVLEHIRQSPFLVTLHYAFQTQSKLHLILDYVSGGEMFTHLYQRDHFSEEAVRIYIGEIILALEHLHKLGIVYRDIKLENILLDSEGHVVLTDFGLSKEFLEEEERTYSFCGTIEYMAPEIIRGKSGHGKSVDWWSLGILMFELLTGASPFTLEGERNSQSEVSKRILRCEPPFPSMIGATAQDLLRKLLVKDPHRRLGSGPRGAEDIKAHAFFKGLNWADLAEKKVASPFRPELKSELDVGNFAEEFTGMDPVYSPASTPPSTGRLFQGYSFIAPSILFNKNAVMGDFIESQIGADRPGSASVQRSAMLEESQFFQSYELCLQGPPLGEGSFSVCRKCRHKQSGHDYAVKIVSRRMEVNTQREIAALRQCEAHPNIVKLYDVYTDQYHTYLVMELLRGGELLERIKRKKLFGEAEASQLLQCLVSAVSFMHEAGVVHRDLKPENVLFADEGEDSVLKVIDFGFARLCPAGSAPLQTPCFTLQYAAPELFESAGYDKACDLWSLGVILYTMLSGQVPFQSEQRGMTSSYAADIMQKIKEGDFSLAGEAWKGVSEEAKELVKGLLTVDPESRLKLSDLKENSWLQGGASMSTTPLCTPDVLESSGPTVRTYVNATYKAFNRGKREGFFLKSVDNAPLAKRRKLKMTSTGVETRWSSSSSSSSSSTSSSSATATATATATATATATASKAQPNQTVTPKQS, from the exons ATGCCTGGGGACGCTTCTGATAGTAGCGATGACTCCGATGCAAAAACGAATGAAAAAGCCTGCACCGTCAAGCATCAGATTACCAATG CTAACCTCACAGGTCATACTGAGAGGGTCGGCATGGAGAACTTTGAGCTTCTCAAAGTGTTGGGTACTGGAG CTTATGGAAAAGTGTTTTTGGTCAGGAAGAACAGCGGTCATGATGAAGGCCAGCTATACGCTATGAAG GTGCTGAAGAAAGCAGCTATCGTTCAAAAGGCAAAGACGACAGAACACACTCGCACTGAGAGGCAGGTGCTGGAGCACATCCGCCAGTCTCCCTTCCTGGTCACCCTGCACTATGCCTTTCAGACGCAGAGCAAACTGCATCTCATCCTGG aCTATGTGAGCGGAGGGGAGATGTTCACTCATTTGTACCAGCGGGATCACTTCAGTGAGGAGGCAGTGCGGATTTACATTGGGGAGATAATCCTGGCTTTGGAGCACCTGCACAAG CTTGGGATTGTGTACCGAGACATCAAATTGGAAAACATCCTTCTAGACAGCGAAGGACATGTGGTATTGACAGATTTCGGGCTCAGCAAAGAGTTTCTGGAAGAGGAG GAAAGGACCTACTCTTTCTGTGGCACCATCGAGTACATGGCTCCAGAAATCATCAGGGGGAAGTCCGGCCACGGCAAG TCGGTAGATTGGTGGAGTCTCGGGATCCTGATGTTTGAGCTGCTGACCGGAGCGTCTCCGTTTAccttggagggagagagaaactccCAGAGCGAGGTGTCAAA ACGTATTTTGCGCTGTGAGCCCCCGTTCCCCTCTATGATTGGAGCCACCGCTCAGGACCTGCTGAGGAAGCTGCTGGTGAAAGATCCCCACAGGAGACTGGGCTCCGGGCCGCGAGGGGCTGAAGACATCAAAGCACATGCCTTCTTCAAG GGACTGAACTGGGCTGACCTGGCAGAAAAGAAGGTGGCGAGCCCGTTCAGACCAGAGCTTAAGAGTGAACTTGATGTGGGGAACTTTGCTGAGGAGTTTACTGGGATGGATCCTGTCTATTCCCCAGCCAGCACGCCCCCAAGCACGGGCCGCCTGTTCCAG GGCTACTCGTTCATTGCTCCCTCCATCCTGTTCAACAAGAACGCGGTCATGGGGGACTTCATAGAATCCCAGATCGGCGCTGATCGACCAGGCTCAGCCTCTGTCCAGCGGAGTGCGATGTTAGAG GAGTCCCAGTTTTTCCAGAGCTATGAGCTGTGTCTCCAGGGGCCACCCCTGGGCGAGGGGAGCTTCTCTGTGTGCAGGAAATGCCGACACAAGCAAAGTGGCCACGATTATGCCGTCAAGATCGTCAGCCGCAG AATGGAAGTAAACACCCAGAGGGAGATTGCTGCTTTGAGGCAATGTGAGGCTCACCCCAACATTGTCAAACTGTATGACGTCTACACTGACCAG taccACACCTACTTGGTGATGGAGCTCCTGCGAGGCGGGGAGCTGCTGGAAAGGATCAAGAGGAAGAAGCTCTTTGGCGAGGCGGAGGCCAGCCAGCTGTTACAGTGTCTGGTCTCCGCAGTCAGCTTCATGCACGAGGCTGGAGTGGTGCACAGAGACCTCAAACCAGAG AACGTGCTGTTTGCAGACGAGGGAGAAGACTCAGTGCTGAAAGTGATAGATTTTGGGTTTGCCCGCCTGTGCCCTGCAGGCAGCGCCCCCCTGCAGACTCCTTGCTTCACACTGCAGTACGCTGCACCCGAGCTCTTTGAGAGCGCAGGATACGACAAAGCCTGTGACCTCTGGAGTCTTGGGGTCATCCTG TACACCATGCTGTCAGGCCAGGTGCCATTTCAGAGTGAGCAGCGCGGGATGACCTCATCGTACGCCGCTGATAtcatgcaaaaaataaaagagggaGACTTCTCTTTGGCTGGGGAGGCGTGGAAGGGCGTGTCGGAGGAGGCCAAAGAGCTTGTGAAAG GCCTGCTGACGGTGGATCCAGAGAGCCGTCTCAAGCTGTCTGACCTGAAAGAGAACAGCTGGCTGCAGGGCGGAGCCTCCATGTCCACCACTCCACTGTGCACTCCAGATGTGCTGGAGTCCAGTGGGCCTACTGTCCGCACCTATGTCAATGCCACTTACAAG GCTTTCAACCGTGGGAAGAGAGAAGGCTTCTTTTTGAAGAGCGTCGACAACGCTCCCCTGGCAAAGCGCCGAAAGCTCAAGATGACAAGTACAGGTGTGGAGACCCGGTGGAgttcgtcctcttcctcctcctcttcatccacaTCCTCTTCCTCGGCAACTGCAACGgcaactgcaactgcaactgcaactgcaactgcaactgcaTCCAAAGCACAGCCAAACCAAACTGTGACCCCAAAGCAGAGCTAG